The Desmonostoc muscorum LEGE 12446 genome includes a region encoding these proteins:
- a CDS encoding glycosyltransferase family 4 protein has product MNILMISCTFPYPPTRGGTQVRTFNLLKYLSQRHSVTLVTQRERDVTDAELVGLRDCVDHLVVFDRPVDSATTAKILKKIQRFGKFLLQGTPPSVFNRYSVEMQTWVNNWVEAGKCDVITCEHSVNEIYVQPHFQKQLKTIVDVHSSVYATCRKQLAIGISQNVIRDKINLPLLRRYEQNYCAKFSEIVVTTEEDKLQIQQFNPNSKITVIPNGVDLVSFPYRTSDPGGHHLIFIGAMDYLANVDAVCFFSKEVLPEIQKTYPDTTFDIVGSHPAPEVLALNQKPGINVTGRVPSMVEYLHKATICIVPMRTGFGIKNKTLEAMAAGVPVVGSDRGLEGLAVDGTNEPLRALRANQPGEYVSAISKLFENPELRSQLSQNGRQLVETEFTWDIAGKSYEQVCLA; this is encoded by the coding sequence TAGTGTTACCCTCGTTACTCAACGAGAACGGGATGTTACCGACGCTGAACTAGTAGGATTACGTGATTGTGTGGATCATTTGGTAGTTTTTGATCGCCCGGTAGATTCTGCAACCACAGCCAAAATTTTGAAGAAGATACAGCGCTTTGGTAAATTTTTGTTACAGGGTACACCGCCAAGCGTATTCAACCGCTATTCAGTGGAGATGCAAACCTGGGTTAACAACTGGGTAGAAGCAGGAAAATGTGATGTGATTACCTGCGAACATAGCGTCAATGAAATTTATGTGCAACCACATTTTCAGAAACAGCTAAAAACCATAGTTGATGTTCATAGTTCTGTGTACGCTACTTGTCGTAAACAATTAGCGATCGGCATTTCTCAGAATGTAATCAGAGACAAAATTAATCTGCCACTTTTGCGTCGTTACGAACAAAATTATTGTGCTAAATTTTCGGAAATTGTTGTCACAACAGAAGAAGATAAACTTCAAATACAACAATTTAACCCCAATAGCAAAATTACAGTTATCCCTAACGGCGTAGATTTAGTTTCTTTCCCTTATCGTACCAGCGATCCAGGGGGACATCATTTAATTTTTATTGGTGCAATGGATTACTTGGCGAATGTTGATGCTGTCTGCTTTTTCAGCAAAGAAGTATTACCAGAAATCCAAAAAACTTATCCTGATACAACTTTCGATATTGTCGGTTCTCATCCTGCACCAGAAGTTTTAGCACTTAATCAAAAACCAGGAATTAATGTCACTGGACGTGTACCTTCAATGGTAGAATATTTACACAAAGCAACTATCTGCATTGTACCTATGCGGACTGGGTTTGGCATTAAAAATAAGACTCTAGAAGCAATGGCAGCTGGTGTACCAGTAGTGGGAAGCGATCGCGGTTTAGAAGGATTAGCTGTAGACGGTACTAACGAACCACTGCGTGCATTACGAGCCAATCAACCTGGGGAGTACGTCAGCGCAATCAGTAAATTATTCGAGAATCCAGAACTGCGATCGCAACTGTCCCAAAATGGCAGACAACTAGTAGAAACAGAATTCACTTGGGATATCGCTGGTAAAAGCTATGAACAAGTTTGTCTGGCGTAA
- a CDS encoding deoxyribodipyrimidine photo-lyase, 8-HDF type encodes MSDLILFWHRRDLRISDNTGLAAARRQSPKVVGVFCLDPHILERDDVAPVRVTYMIGCLEKLQQRYAEVGSELLILHGDPVQAIPALAEALAAKAVFWNWDVEPYSQERDRTILNALKEKSIQFLNQNWDQILNSPEEIRSGSNQPYTVYTPFWKNWITKAKSQPVETLQNAEGLTEAEQKVAKLAGALALPSAKDLGFIWDGGLILSPGEAAAQERLEEFTTKAITEYQEQRNFPAVDGTSQLSAALKFGVIGIRTVWQATTQAQENSRSEEATAGIRTWQQELAWREFYQHAMYNFPELADGAFRNTFKNFPWETNEEHFQAWCEGRTGYPIVDAAMRQLNESGWMHNRCRMIVASFLTKDLLINPQLGEKYFMQKLIDGDLSANNGGWQWSASSGMDPKPVRIFNPASQAQKFDADGEYIRQWVSELRSVDTEYLVTGKIPPLERHAAGYPQPIVDHKIQQQQFKQRYQQQKIVSSAQ; translated from the coding sequence ATGTCTGACTTAATTCTGTTTTGGCATCGTCGTGATTTACGCATTTCTGATAATACGGGATTGGCTGCGGCACGGCGGCAGAGTCCGAAGGTGGTGGGGGTGTTTTGCCTCGATCCGCATATTCTGGAACGAGATGATGTTGCTCCGGTGAGGGTAACTTATATGATTGGCTGTTTGGAGAAATTACAACAGCGATATGCCGAAGTTGGCAGCGAGTTGTTAATACTTCATGGTGATCCTGTGCAAGCAATACCAGCTTTGGCTGAGGCGTTAGCAGCGAAAGCAGTTTTTTGGAATTGGGATGTGGAACCTTATTCGCAAGAACGCGATCGCACCATTCTAAATGCCCTCAAAGAAAAAAGTATTCAGTTTCTCAACCAAAACTGGGATCAAATCCTCAATTCCCCAGAAGAAATACGGTCTGGTAGTAATCAGCCTTATACGGTTTATACTCCCTTTTGGAAAAATTGGATTACTAAGGCGAAGAGTCAACCAGTAGAAACTCTGCAAAATGCCGAGGGGTTAACGGAAGCTGAACAGAAAGTTGCCAAACTTGCAGGAGCATTAGCATTACCTTCAGCAAAAGATTTAGGATTTATTTGGGATGGAGGATTGATTCTTTCACCAGGAGAGGCGGCGGCGCAAGAACGGCTAGAGGAATTCACTACTAAAGCCATTACTGAATACCAAGAACAGCGCAATTTTCCCGCAGTTGACGGAACATCGCAACTGAGTGCAGCTTTGAAATTTGGCGTAATTGGCATTCGCACTGTTTGGCAAGCCACAACACAAGCACAAGAAAACAGCCGCAGTGAGGAAGCAACAGCTGGTATCCGCACATGGCAACAAGAATTAGCTTGGCGCGAGTTTTATCAACATGCAATGTATAACTTCCCCGAATTGGCTGATGGCGCTTTCCGCAACACCTTCAAAAACTTTCCTTGGGAAACTAACGAAGAACATTTCCAAGCTTGGTGCGAGGGAAGAACTGGCTACCCGATTGTGGATGCAGCAATGCGCCAGTTGAACGAAAGCGGCTGGATGCACAACCGTTGTCGGATGATTGTCGCTAGTTTTCTCACCAAAGACTTGCTAATTAATCCCCAACTAGGAGAAAAATACTTTATGCAGAAGCTGATTGACGGTGATTTATCTGCTAACAATGGCGGTTGGCAGTGGAGTGCTTCTAGCGGGATGGACCCCAAACCCGTGCGAATTTTCAACCCAGCCAGTCAAGCACAAAAATTCGATGCAGATGGGGAGTATATTCGGCAATGGGTGTCAGAATTACGGTCTGTGGATACAGAATATTTAGTTACTGGTAAAATTCCACCTTTAGAACGCCATGCTGCTGGCTATCCTCAACCAATTGTGGATCATAAAATACAGCAACAGCAGTTTAAACAGCGTTATCAACAGCAAAAAATTGTCAGTAGTGCCCAGTAA
- a CDS encoding 1,2-dihydroxy-3-keto-5-methylthiopentene dioxygenase yields MANLLLDDRTIESDLGEISRELAPLGIELRHYDPGTSLLFPNLLDQEVLSESERLYIIELHNSVFEFIQQENEALWSDLLNLHPGSPNLHHLIATYSRYHTHTAAEPLYVLAGEMIYGFVRPDGSQIQLLIQAQDYLYIPAGVEHWCSPNASLNFKAVRYFTNAEGWVPNYTGTHVSDSLNKPL; encoded by the coding sequence ATGGCCAACCTACTACTTGATGACCGTACAATTGAGAGTGATTTAGGCGAAATATCTCGTGAACTTGCCCCTCTTGGCATTGAACTTAGACACTACGACCCAGGAACATCGCTCCTTTTCCCAAACCTCCTAGACCAAGAGGTTTTAAGTGAGTCTGAAAGACTTTATATTATAGAACTCCATAACAGCGTCTTTGAATTTATCCAGCAAGAAAATGAGGCTCTCTGGTCTGACTTACTGAATCTACATCCAGGTTCCCCCAATCTTCACCACCTAATAGCAACCTACAGTCGTTACCATACTCACACTGCCGCTGAACCCCTCTACGTGTTGGCAGGAGAAATGATCTATGGCTTCGTGCGACCTGATGGCAGCCAAATACAGCTTTTAATTCAGGCACAAGATTATCTCTACATACCCGCTGGTGTTGAGCATTGGTGCAGCCCAAATGCATCGTTGAATTTTAAGGCGGTACGCTATTTTACAAATGCGGAAGGATGGGTTCCTAACTATACAGGCACTCATGTGAGTGATTCCCTCAATAAGCCGCTTTAA